The DNA window AGCGgccgtgacctctgacctgtgaTGCGGGCCAGGAAGATGAAGCGGATCCACTGCGGTCCCTGTTCCTGGATCAGCAGCAACGTGATTGGCTGGCAGTCAAAGCCCGCCTCCTCCTTCACCTGGGCGACAGGATCAGGTGACCAAAGGCTGAGTTCCCGTTACCACGGTGACGGGCTGGACTCACCTCCCTCCGCAGCGCCTCCTCCAGGCTCTCCCCCACCTCCACCCGCCCCGCTGGGAGGTACCACTGCTTGTAGCAGTCCGGCTTCGCCTCCTGCACCATCAGCACCTCCTCCTGCGCAAATATGagtattatataaaaataaaatagatactCATGGAGAAAAGATTTACATTGTTCATAATAGGTTAACCTCTTCCTTCCTGGGGAATTTAGTGTTTATcaccttttaaataattaaagcaacacGTAAACAACTCTGCGATGACGTCACTAAGCTAATCACCAatgatgctaatgctagcagcTGTAGCTCGGCTCACCTGCTCGTTGAAAATGACGCCGCAGACGATGTAGGTGACGTTCTTCCTCAGAGTCGCCGGCTTGCTCAGCTCCAGACCCAGGTCACACagagtgacctctgacccctggccgctcagcagctgctccacctgctcCTCCACCTGCCGCCGCTCCTTCGCCGTCACCTCCATCCCTGCAGGAACGCAGAAACACCAGGAGTTCTACTGGGTCTGCCACACTgaactgacctttgacccctccACTGGACCATTGTGATTGCAAACCATTATGAGCTGCAGTTCTGGAGAGGTTCTGACCCAGTTAAAGGTCAAGATGTTCTGTTGATGACTAAAACCCTCCAAACCCCAACaatcagaggtcagaggtcataaTATTCTGCCAAGTTGATGCAAGTTTCCTCAGTCAGAAACCCAGAGGCCCGGGGGTTCGGTTCCGGCCCGGTTCTGTCTGATCTCAGTGTTCTGGATGTTAAAGCTGAATCCTTTAGCCTTTAGAAATTGTGAAACAGCCCTTTAACCGACCCAAGATGCCAAAGGGTACCAGAAACCGAACCGGAAGTAGTTTAACGCACTTTTTAACTTGccgttaccatggcaacacGGGCGGATTTTACGGGTACCTGTCAGAAACACCAAACAGATTAAACCACAGACCTGTTTGTATTCGGCTCTGCTCCAGTCACTGCTCCATTCGAAGTCGAACCCGGAAACGAACCCTGTTTCCGGTTCCGGTCTGATATTAAGTTTCactcaaattgttttttattttttaaattttattttattgctcaaAAACCAGATGATTCGGTTCTGTTCAATGATGATCTGTAAATTTTAGAAtcctgagtttgttttttaggtGCCACCGGAAGTGAcgtgttttgtagtttttttttcgtTAACTTCCTGTGTTGTAACGCAGAAAAAGGTCACAGAGGAAGCTAGcagcagctagcagcagctagcCGCTTCCAGATCTAAATCTTCCATTAACGGACAAATATGAGCTGGTTTTAATCGGAACATCTTCATTAAGCGCGTGAGTTTAAAGCAGCTTCATATTTCATTGTCGTacagacacattttattgttttattgtgtattGTTTGGTTAAATATCCCTTTAAGAGTCACCTGAAAGTCTGTTTCTGTCTGATTATCATTTCTGTGtaattttatacaaaataaagaaagggggggaaaaGCAACAGAAGATATTATGCAAACTACGGGAGTTTAAGCTGCAGGTACAAATGGGTAGTTAGTTAAAACATCTAGCAGATGACTTCATATTTTCcatcttaaaatatttgtgttacGACCACTTGTGGTGCAATAAAACAACCAATATAAAAAGGACAATATTTATTAGTACAAAATAAGAGGAtgtatatttgcaaaacaataagtaaacaaaataaatgaaaaactatggaaaaaggaaatcaaaaggaaatcaaaaggaaatcaaaagGAACAGCAGGGTGCAGCaacaactgcaaaaaacaaagaaacaaaaattaccAAAACGCCTATTAAATCTTTGAAATATAACCAtgcaattcaattaaaaattaaacaaagcttACCTGCAGCGTCGATCAACCACACGCCCAGGTAAAGCACTTGTCAAATTACAACATGTAGTGTGGCCCTATATAAAGAACACCAAACACTGAGTTgatataaatcaaattaaaagagttttgtctttacaataaaaagcacacacaaaccTGATGACAAACAGTGGAAGGCGTGGGCCAACACACCTGGTCCAACACAGAGGAGATTGACAATCTGCCACCAGTCCCGACAGCTTCCCTTTTATGGGCGCTCGAGATGTGGAGGCAGCGACCCCTGGTGGTTCCACCTGTTacatttgaatgattttttttaattaataaaaatctaacaatattttaatttaaagtaaatacaCATGGGAAATGAACCTGTGACTTTACAGTCTGGCACAGCATCACCCAACCGTCCGTCCATGTTGTGTTCAGTCCAAC is part of the Poecilia reticulata strain Guanapo linkage group LG9, Guppy_female_1.0+MT, whole genome shotgun sequence genome and encodes:
- the nudt18 gene encoding 8-oxo-dGDP phosphatase NUDT18; the protein is MEVTAKERRQVEEQVEQLLSGQGSEVTLCDLGLELSKPATLRKNVTYIVCGVIFNEQEEVLMVQEAKPDCYKQWYLPAGRVEVGESLEEALRREVKEEAGFDCQPITLLLIQEQGPQWIRFIFLARITGGSMKTLTAADQESLQASWWDRQSSLSLRGRDILRLIDYGLRYHRSPWHGASLPLDLSCRHIVQRTLLLFVGAEKRVWILLVQAPTPHLPTAAALKTHAVTWAANMAVQEALPASYYDHDVATSAESA